The Nocardioides pantholopis genome window below encodes:
- a CDS encoding YihY/virulence factor BrkB family protein: MGRVVDAVDRGQQRTSVLGFPIAVIYKYSDDQGNYLAAIITYYAFIAIFPLLLLGSSILGFVLQGNDSLRESVLDSALSQFPIIGDQLGRPEGLQGSAAGLVVGSLVALYGALGLGTAIQNALNTAWAVPRNKRPNPVLLRLRSLMLLATAGVALLAISLASALSQATVFGEQIASYRWPIVLLTVAVMTAVLSLLMQLGVAGTHQLRHAWPGALVIAVLWQTLQVIGTAYVTGILAETSEMNQTFALVLGLIGLLWIAAVMGMIGIEVNVVLSRRLWPRALMAAFSDKSPLTDADRRAYTSYARAQRHKRAQDIKVTFDQSSPLTEPMRLPFDDPED; the protein is encoded by the coding sequence CGATGACCAGGGCAACTACCTGGCCGCGATCATCACGTACTACGCGTTCATCGCGATCTTCCCGCTGCTGCTGCTGGGCTCCTCGATCCTCGGCTTCGTGCTGCAGGGCAACGACAGCCTGCGCGAGTCGGTGCTCGACTCCGCGCTGAGCCAGTTCCCGATCATCGGCGACCAGCTCGGCCGCCCCGAGGGGCTCCAGGGCTCGGCCGCCGGGCTGGTGGTCGGCTCGCTGGTGGCGCTCTACGGTGCCCTCGGCCTGGGCACCGCGATCCAGAACGCGCTGAACACCGCCTGGGCGGTGCCGCGCAACAAGCGCCCCAACCCGGTGCTGCTGCGGCTGCGCAGCCTGATGCTGCTCGCCACCGCCGGCGTGGCCCTGCTCGCGATCTCGCTGGCCTCGGCGCTGAGCCAGGCCACTGTCTTCGGGGAGCAGATCGCGTCCTACCGCTGGCCGATCGTGCTGCTCACGGTCGCGGTGATGACAGCGGTGCTCTCGCTGCTGATGCAGCTCGGCGTGGCCGGCACCCACCAGCTGCGCCACGCCTGGCCGGGTGCCCTGGTGATCGCGGTGCTGTGGCAGACGCTGCAGGTCATCGGCACGGCGTACGTCACCGGGATCCTCGCCGAGACCAGCGAGATGAACCAGACCTTCGCGCTGGTCCTCGGCCTGATCGGGCTGCTGTGGATCGCGGCGGTGATGGGGATGATCGGCATCGAGGTGAACGTCGTGCTGTCTCGGCGGCTGTGGCCGCGGGCCCTGATGGCGGCGTTCTCCGACAAGTCGCCGCTCACCGACGCCGACCGGCGCGCGTACACCAGCTACGCCCGCGCCCAGCGGCACAAGCGGGCCCAGGACATCAAGGTCACCTTCGACCAGTCCTCGCCGCTGACCGAGCCGATGCGGCTGCCGTTCGACGACCCGGAGGACTGA
- a CDS encoding protein-L-isoaspartate O-methyltransferase family protein yields MDRVRAAFQATPRADFLPATQRHRAGEDVPVEIGLGMTNSQPRTVAAMLRLLAVRPGDRVLDVGAGSGWTTALLAHLTGAAGSVVGTEIEPALVAFGTLNLSRAGRPWASIQPAAEGTLGDPRRAPYDRILVSAMARELPADLVAQLGPGGILVVPVQGTMVRVRSGPGGPRISEHGAYRFVPLR; encoded by the coding sequence ATGGACCGGGTGCGGGCCGCGTTCCAGGCCACGCCGCGAGCGGACTTCCTGCCCGCGACGCAGCGCCACCGCGCCGGCGAGGACGTGCCGGTCGAGATCGGGCTGGGCATGACCAACTCCCAGCCGCGCACGGTGGCGGCGATGCTGCGGCTGCTGGCGGTCCGTCCCGGCGACCGCGTGCTCGACGTGGGCGCCGGCTCCGGATGGACCACCGCGCTGCTGGCCCACCTCACCGGGGCCGCCGGGAGCGTGGTCGGCACCGAGATCGAGCCGGCGCTGGTCGCGTTCGGGACCCTCAACCTGAGCCGGGCCGGTCGCCCGTGGGCGAGCATCCAGCCGGCGGCCGAGGGCACCCTCGGCGACCCGCGCCGGGCGCCGTACGACCGGATCCTGGTCTCCGCGATGGCCCGGGAGCTGCCCGCGGACCTGGTCGCGCAGCTGGGCCCGGGCGGGATCCTCGTGGTCCCGGTGCAGGGCACGATGGTGCGGGTCCGCAGCGGCCCGGGCGGACCGCGCATCAGCGAGCACGGGGCCTACCGCTTCGTCCCGCTCCGCTGA